In the genome of Anabaena cylindrica PCC 7122, the window TTCAATATGAACAAACCAGTTATTTGGATACATGGAGACTGCCTCAATCCCCAAAATCCGGTATTTCCAAAATATCCTAATGCTCCAGCTATTTGGGTTTGGGATGATGCTTTAATAGCAGAATGGCAACTGAGCCTCAAACGCCTGACTTTTATTTATGAATGTTTACTAGAGTTACCCGTAGAAATTCGTCGTGGGAACGTGGGACAAGAGATTTTAAATTTTGCTCAAGAACATGATGCTAATTTAGTTGTCACTGTTGATAGTCCTAGTCCACGATTTGGGGAGATTTGTAATCAAATTGAAGAAAAATATTTGAAGTTAGAAGTATTGGCAATAGAACCATTTTTTAATTATGATGACTTTATTGATTTGAAGCGGTTTTCACGTTATTGGAAAGTAGCTGAGAAATATGTGTTTGAATAGATTAGGAGAGTTTATAAAAACTGCTTTACTTATTTTGATTTAGCTTTTGAATATTATTCCGAAGATAATGTTTTGTGGATTCGTCTACATAAATTTCTTGATAATTTTTGTCTACGTAAGGTTTAATTAAATCAAAAATACTGAAAAATCTATTAATCAAAATTTGTTCTGGTTGATATTTTTCTAAAACCTTGAATAAAAATTCTGAGTTAATAGTTCCAGAATTTAATCTTTTCATAGAGATAACAGTTAGTTCTGGAGGAATATTAATTTGACTGTAAAAGCCATACATTCCGACATCGGTAAATAACCATTTACTTTGGTTTTTATAGGTGATAATTCTTTCTAAGTTTGCAAATTTAAGTTGAGATTTTTGGACAAAATTATAGTTTTCCCATTGAATTACACCTAATTTAATAGGAATTACTAATAGGGTCAAAAAGATAGTAAACACAGCAAATTTAGAAATTTGAATTTGTTTGAGGTTGAAAATTTTATTAGTATGATTATTTTGACTAAATTTCACCAAAATTCCTCTAATGCCATAAGCACCTAACCATGTTAAAGGTACAGAAACTAAAATTATATAGTGATACCAAATTGGTTTATGATTAAGAAAAACAAAGGTGATAATGATTAACCAAAATAGAGGGATTTTATAAATATGCTGTTCAGGCTTATTATCAATAATTTTGTTATCAAGAGGTAAATTAATTTTTAGGTTTTGGTATTTTAATCCTAATAAACTCAAGAGTAAAGCGTCAAAGTTTTGTAAGTAGATATAAATTACATCTTGGAAACTGTTATGCTTAGAAAAGCTATATTTTAGGTTTGAGGAAATGTGGAAAAAAAGTATCTTTTCTATGTTTAAGGATTGAGTAATAAAACTAACGATGATAAAAGCTGTACTTATAGATAGTAACCAGATAGAAATAGGGGATTTTAAAATATTGACAATGTTAATATTAGTGATGTTATTTAATGATATTTTATAGGAAGTTGTCAAGAAGTAAATGATCATTACTGGAATCAGAAAT includes:
- a CDS encoding glycosyltransferase family 39 protein translates to MPIDQVFMFDSDEGIALIQANIYDQNIINNSPQIWSDQPPLFPIIISKSLDFFGDQISNARILILLFSTLLIWSFSHILRLSVGKLTAIITIILLIISINFLRLSVSVMQCIPCLSLGMLSIYLLILYTKNVQIYWIILSGIIFALSLQIKMIMIFLIPVMIIYFLTTSYKISLNNITNINIVNILKSPISIWLLSISTAFIIVSFITQSLNIEKILFFHISSNLKYSFSKHNSFQDVIYIYLQNFDALLLSLLGLKYQNLKINLPLDNKIIDNKPEQHIYKIPLFWLIIITFVFLNHKPIWYHYIILVSVPLTWLGAYGIRGILVKFSQNNHTNKIFNLKQIQISKFAVFTIFLTLLVIPIKLGVIQWENYNFVQKSQLKFANLERIITYKNQSKWLFTDVGMYGFYSQINIPPELTVISMKRLNSGTINSEFLFKVLEKYQPEQILINRFFSIFDLIKPYVDKNYQEIYVDESTKHYLRNNIQKLNQNK